In Takifugu flavidus isolate HTHZ2018 chromosome 13, ASM371156v2, whole genome shotgun sequence, the following are encoded in one genomic region:
- the LOC130536268 gene encoding proprotein convertase subtilisin/kexin type 5 isoform X1: MRLFLAFVITVCNVGFIGCKVSSKCPSGQFMLKNQCVLCHPTCSECNGHELFECTTCGVDEDGQERFLNQFRCRTHCPRGLYPDRAHYACLPCIPNCELCTDGNICAKCREQYKLQNGICQLVTCDMGQVQDPDTGECINCEVGCKTCSTENPEICSSCVQGFFLFRHQCRRHCPQSTYEDWGRGVCLPCPVPCTDCRSNTRCFACQPGYFLNGGACIKQCPQQTFSNSTGWRCQPCHRSCQTCHGPRSTDCNLCLNGNAPLHGQCPMVNCPLGQYYDGKNSLCHSCDASCKTCFGPQALDCSSCFKGQFLDQEGSCVSQCPSGSFANSATLLCEECSPNCESCVDNSDNCISCSKSSNKPFHHRGRCWRNCPDGFYETTVGTCEACDSSCLTCDGIKTQCLSCADGYFLESGTCSLNCTLRTYPADDGTCRRCPPHCDVCADDRNCFKCSFLYLMLHGVCKASCPRGYYEDMEEGRCGQCHPTCGTCSGPLEDDCESCSELNPKLYKGTCTKDCPPRTYYENEAMECQECHQTCSSCSGPEANQCTQCEKGLVLDPNTLLCGVTGDTDCPPRTYLHDDQFTCMGCHRHCYSCQGPGKDKCLTCAIPAFLHNGSCVGECPGGTYETRQLADGTELGYCLPCDHACSTCNGASPRDCITCSSAHLRLGEICVTHCPTGYYRDGSHCKRCDPSCELCTGPGHESCRTCLPPFLELQGTKLCVERCPQRFYQMGDLCKQCHTSCQTCTGPSPQGCLTCDWGSTLKDHVCYPRCEEGRYFSVEETCELCDGSCRHCSGPRPDQCLTCHREFALHAVENRCARCCRAPGNVTECCVCDRRSGLCVESPEPGDAQGPDLRISSKALTHTSAALPVALLLALGLAVALVVLVKARARKRFCWSQSYERLSGSGSINMPHGVPEPDSGDEVDVVYTSRGGSAFRRYSFIHEKEGDEGQEMTENTCLN; encoded by the exons ATGAGGCTTTTCCTCGCGTTTGTGATCACTGTCTGCAATGTTGGATTTATTGGATGCAAAGTGTCGTCGAAATGTCCAAGCGGACAGTTCATGTTGAAGAACCAGTGCGTCCTCTGTCATCCCACTTGTTCAGAGTGCAACGGGCATGAGCTGTTTGAATGCACTACCTGTGGAGTTG ACGAGGATGGGCAGGAGCGTTTCCTCAACCAATTTCGCTGTCGGACACACTGCCCACGTGGGCTCTATCCTGACAGGGCTCACTATGCCTGCCTGCCCTGCATCCCCAACTGTGAACTCTGCACAGATGGCAACATATGCGCCAAATGTCGGGAACAGTACAAGCTACAGAATGGCATCTGTCAACTAGTAACCTGTGACATGG GGCAGGTGCAGGACCCTGATACGGGAGAGTGCATTAATTGTGAAGTGGGATGCAAAACATGTTCCACAG AGAATCCAgagatctgcagcagctgtgttcaaggtttctttct GTTCAGACACCAGTGTCGCAGGCATTGCCCTCAGAGCACCTATGAGGACTGGGGCAGGGGTGTGTGTCTGCCCTGTCCAGTACCATGCACAGACTGCAGGAGTAACACACGCTGTTTTGCCTGTCAGCCTGGTTACTTCCTCAATG GGGGAGCGTGTATCAAGCAGTGCCCACAGCAGACTTTCAGTAACTCCACTGGGTGGCGCTGTCAGCCGTGCCACAGGTCATGTCAGACCTGCCACGGCCCTCGTTCAACAGACTGCAACCTTTGCCTTAATGGAAACGCCCCTCTTCACGGACAGTGCCCCATGGTGAACTGTCCACTGGGACAATATTATGATG GGAAAAATAGCCTGTGTCACTCATGTGATGCATCCTGTAAGACCTGCTTTGGGCCACAAGCGCTAGATTGTTCTTCTTGTTTTAAAG GACAATTCCTGGACCAGGAGGGTTCTTGTGTGTCACAGTGTCCATCTGGCTCCTTTGCTAACTCTGCCACTCTGCTGTGTGAGGAATGCTCACCAAACTGTGAGTCATGTGTGGACAATAGTGATAACTGCATCAGCTGCTCCAAAAGTAGCAATAAACCTTTTCACCACCGGGGGCGCTGCTGGAGAAACTGCCCAGA TGGCTTCTATGAGACCACTGTTGGGACGTGTGAAGCCTGTGATAGCTCCTGTTTGACATGCGATGGCATCAAGACCCAATGTCTGTCCTGCGCTGATGGGTATTTTCTGGAGAGTGGCACGTGTAGCCTCAACTGCACCCTGCGGACGTACCCTGCAGACGATGGCACCTGCCGCCGCTGCCCCCCACATTGTGACGTCTGCGCAGACGACAGGAACTGTTTCA AATGCAGCTTCCTCTATCTGATGCTGCATGGTGTGTGTAAGGCTAGTTGCCCCAGGGGCTATTACGAGGATATGGAGGAAGGCCGCTGTGGTCAGTGCCATCCTACCTGTGGCACCTGTTCAGGGCCCCTGGAGGACGACTGCGAGAGCTGCTCAGAATTAAACCCCAAACTCTACAAAGGGACATGCACCAAAGATTGCCCACCCAGGACCTACTATGAAAATGAAGCTATGGAATGTCAAG AGTGCCATCAGACCTGCAGTAGCTGCTCTGGCCCCGAAGCAAACCAGTGCACCCAGTGCGAGAAGGGACTTGTGCTTGATCCAAACACGTTGCTGTGTGGGGTGACGGGCGACACTGACTGCCCACCACGGACCTACCTCCACGATGACCAGTTCACCTGTATGGGTTGCCACCGCCATTGTTATTCCTGTCAGGGTCCGGGGAAAGATAAATGCCTGACCTGTGCCATCCCAGCATTCCTCCACA ATGGTTCGTGTGTGGGAGAATGTCCGGGTGGCACGTATGAGACGAGGCAGTTGGCTGATGGAACAGAGCTCGGATACTGTTTGCCCTGTGACCACGCCTGTTCCACCTGTAACGGAGCGTCACCCAGAGATTGCATCACCTGTTCTTCAGCACACCTGCGTCTCGGGGAAATCTGCGTGACTCACTGTCCCACAGG GTATTACAGAGACGGTTCCCACTGCAAGCGGTGCGACCCGTCCTGCGAGCTGTGCACGGGTCCGGGGCACGAGTCCTGCAGGACCTGTCTGCCCCCCTTTCTGGAGCTGCAAGGCACTAAACTGTGCGTGGAACGCTGCCCACAGCGCTTTTATCAAATGGGTGACCTCTGCAAACAGTGTCACACCAGTTGTCAGACCTGCACAG GCCCCTCCCCTCAGGGCTGCCTGACATGTGACTGGGGCAGCACCTTAAAGGACCATGTCTGTTATCCGCGTTGTGAGGAAGGGCGATATTTTTCAGTTGAG GAAacctgtgagctgtgtgacGGCTCATGCAGGCATTGCTCTGGCCCCAGACCTGACCAGTGTTTGACGTGTCATCGGGAGTTCGCCCTCCACGCCGTAGAGAACCGATGCGCCCGCTGCTGTCGGGCTCCAGGGAACGTCACAGAGTGCTGCGTCTGCGACAGGCGCTCAG GACTGTGCGTGGAATCGCCCGAGCCCGGAGACGCTCAGGGACCGGACCTTAGAATATCATCAAAAGCTCTAACTCACACCTCGGCGGCCTTGCCCGTCGCCCTGCTGCTGGCGCTGGGCCTGGCTGTGGCCCTGGTTGTCCTGGTCAAGGCCCGCGCCAGGAAGAGGTTCTGCTGGAGCCAGAGCTACGAAAGACTGAGTGGCAGTGGGAGCATCAACATGCCCCACGGCGTGCCGGAGCCAGACAGCGGAGACGAGGTGGACGTGGTGTACACCAGCAGAGGCGGATCGGCCTTCCGGCGCTACAGCTTTATCCACGAGAAGGAAGGAGACGAAGGGCAGGAAATGACGGAGAACACGTGTCTGAACTAG
- the LOC130536268 gene encoding proprotein convertase subtilisin/kexin type 5 isoform X2: MRLFLAFVITVCNVGFIGCKVSSKCPSGQFMLKNQCVLCHPTCSECNGHELFECTTCGVDEDGQERFLNQFRCRTHCPRGLYPDRAHYACLPCIPNCELCTDGNICAKCREQYKLQNGICQLVTCDMGQVQDPDTGECINCEVGCKTCSTENPEICSSCVQGFFLFRHQCRRHCPQSTYEDWGRGVCLPCPVPCTDCRSNTRCFACQPGYFLNGGACIKQCPQQTFSNSTGWRCQPCHRSCQTCHGPRSTDCNLCLNGNAPLHGQCPMVNCPLGQYYDGQFLDQEGSCVSQCPSGSFANSATLLCEECSPNCESCVDNSDNCISCSKSSNKPFHHRGRCWRNCPDGFYETTVGTCEACDSSCLTCDGIKTQCLSCADGYFLESGTCSLNCTLRTYPADDGTCRRCPPHCDVCADDRNCFKCSFLYLMLHGVCKASCPRGYYEDMEEGRCGQCHPTCGTCSGPLEDDCESCSELNPKLYKGTCTKDCPPRTYYENEAMECQECHQTCSSCSGPEANQCTQCEKGLVLDPNTLLCGVTGDTDCPPRTYLHDDQFTCMGCHRHCYSCQGPGKDKCLTCAIPAFLHNGSCVGECPGGTYETRQLADGTELGYCLPCDHACSTCNGASPRDCITCSSAHLRLGEICVTHCPTGYYRDGSHCKRCDPSCELCTGPGHESCRTCLPPFLELQGTKLCVERCPQRFYQMGDLCKQCHTSCQTCTGPSPQGCLTCDWGSTLKDHVCYPRCEEGRYFSVEETCELCDGSCRHCSGPRPDQCLTCHREFALHAVENRCARCCRAPGNVTECCVCDRRSGLCVESPEPGDAQGPDLRISSKALTHTSAALPVALLLALGLAVALVVLVKARARKRFCWSQSYERLSGSGSINMPHGVPEPDSGDEVDVVYTSRGGSAFRRYSFIHEKEGDEGQEMTENTCLN, translated from the exons ATGAGGCTTTTCCTCGCGTTTGTGATCACTGTCTGCAATGTTGGATTTATTGGATGCAAAGTGTCGTCGAAATGTCCAAGCGGACAGTTCATGTTGAAGAACCAGTGCGTCCTCTGTCATCCCACTTGTTCAGAGTGCAACGGGCATGAGCTGTTTGAATGCACTACCTGTGGAGTTG ACGAGGATGGGCAGGAGCGTTTCCTCAACCAATTTCGCTGTCGGACACACTGCCCACGTGGGCTCTATCCTGACAGGGCTCACTATGCCTGCCTGCCCTGCATCCCCAACTGTGAACTCTGCACAGATGGCAACATATGCGCCAAATGTCGGGAACAGTACAAGCTACAGAATGGCATCTGTCAACTAGTAACCTGTGACATGG GGCAGGTGCAGGACCCTGATACGGGAGAGTGCATTAATTGTGAAGTGGGATGCAAAACATGTTCCACAG AGAATCCAgagatctgcagcagctgtgttcaaggtttctttct GTTCAGACACCAGTGTCGCAGGCATTGCCCTCAGAGCACCTATGAGGACTGGGGCAGGGGTGTGTGTCTGCCCTGTCCAGTACCATGCACAGACTGCAGGAGTAACACACGCTGTTTTGCCTGTCAGCCTGGTTACTTCCTCAATG GGGGAGCGTGTATCAAGCAGTGCCCACAGCAGACTTTCAGTAACTCCACTGGGTGGCGCTGTCAGCCGTGCCACAGGTCATGTCAGACCTGCCACGGCCCTCGTTCAACAGACTGCAACCTTTGCCTTAATGGAAACGCCCCTCTTCACGGACAGTGCCCCATGGTGAACTGTCCACTGGGACAATATTATGATG GACAATTCCTGGACCAGGAGGGTTCTTGTGTGTCACAGTGTCCATCTGGCTCCTTTGCTAACTCTGCCACTCTGCTGTGTGAGGAATGCTCACCAAACTGTGAGTCATGTGTGGACAATAGTGATAACTGCATCAGCTGCTCCAAAAGTAGCAATAAACCTTTTCACCACCGGGGGCGCTGCTGGAGAAACTGCCCAGA TGGCTTCTATGAGACCACTGTTGGGACGTGTGAAGCCTGTGATAGCTCCTGTTTGACATGCGATGGCATCAAGACCCAATGTCTGTCCTGCGCTGATGGGTATTTTCTGGAGAGTGGCACGTGTAGCCTCAACTGCACCCTGCGGACGTACCCTGCAGACGATGGCACCTGCCGCCGCTGCCCCCCACATTGTGACGTCTGCGCAGACGACAGGAACTGTTTCA AATGCAGCTTCCTCTATCTGATGCTGCATGGTGTGTGTAAGGCTAGTTGCCCCAGGGGCTATTACGAGGATATGGAGGAAGGCCGCTGTGGTCAGTGCCATCCTACCTGTGGCACCTGTTCAGGGCCCCTGGAGGACGACTGCGAGAGCTGCTCAGAATTAAACCCCAAACTCTACAAAGGGACATGCACCAAAGATTGCCCACCCAGGACCTACTATGAAAATGAAGCTATGGAATGTCAAG AGTGCCATCAGACCTGCAGTAGCTGCTCTGGCCCCGAAGCAAACCAGTGCACCCAGTGCGAGAAGGGACTTGTGCTTGATCCAAACACGTTGCTGTGTGGGGTGACGGGCGACACTGACTGCCCACCACGGACCTACCTCCACGATGACCAGTTCACCTGTATGGGTTGCCACCGCCATTGTTATTCCTGTCAGGGTCCGGGGAAAGATAAATGCCTGACCTGTGCCATCCCAGCATTCCTCCACA ATGGTTCGTGTGTGGGAGAATGTCCGGGTGGCACGTATGAGACGAGGCAGTTGGCTGATGGAACAGAGCTCGGATACTGTTTGCCCTGTGACCACGCCTGTTCCACCTGTAACGGAGCGTCACCCAGAGATTGCATCACCTGTTCTTCAGCACACCTGCGTCTCGGGGAAATCTGCGTGACTCACTGTCCCACAGG GTATTACAGAGACGGTTCCCACTGCAAGCGGTGCGACCCGTCCTGCGAGCTGTGCACGGGTCCGGGGCACGAGTCCTGCAGGACCTGTCTGCCCCCCTTTCTGGAGCTGCAAGGCACTAAACTGTGCGTGGAACGCTGCCCACAGCGCTTTTATCAAATGGGTGACCTCTGCAAACAGTGTCACACCAGTTGTCAGACCTGCACAG GCCCCTCCCCTCAGGGCTGCCTGACATGTGACTGGGGCAGCACCTTAAAGGACCATGTCTGTTATCCGCGTTGTGAGGAAGGGCGATATTTTTCAGTTGAG GAAacctgtgagctgtgtgacGGCTCATGCAGGCATTGCTCTGGCCCCAGACCTGACCAGTGTTTGACGTGTCATCGGGAGTTCGCCCTCCACGCCGTAGAGAACCGATGCGCCCGCTGCTGTCGGGCTCCAGGGAACGTCACAGAGTGCTGCGTCTGCGACAGGCGCTCAG GACTGTGCGTGGAATCGCCCGAGCCCGGAGACGCTCAGGGACCGGACCTTAGAATATCATCAAAAGCTCTAACTCACACCTCGGCGGCCTTGCCCGTCGCCCTGCTGCTGGCGCTGGGCCTGGCTGTGGCCCTGGTTGTCCTGGTCAAGGCCCGCGCCAGGAAGAGGTTCTGCTGGAGCCAGAGCTACGAAAGACTGAGTGGCAGTGGGAGCATCAACATGCCCCACGGCGTGCCGGAGCCAGACAGCGGAGACGAGGTGGACGTGGTGTACACCAGCAGAGGCGGATCGGCCTTCCGGCGCTACAGCTTTATCCACGAGAAGGAAGGAGACGAAGGGCAGGAAATGACGGAGAACACGTGTCTGAACTAG